Proteins encoded within one genomic window of Empedobacter falsenii:
- a CDS encoding FtsW/RodA/SpoVE family cell cycle protein — translation MSNIVQKYFKGDKPLWAFILLLALFSFLPVYSASSNLVYTVGSGTIFGHLGKHAVILLIGLFIIYGLQRIDYRWFGLFALTAVVILSGVLAITLVQGQTIGGANAARWLTIPGTGIGIQPSMIASQALLIYIARYLTKNRDKEYTWKNTAVPLFLPIIVIVGLIFPSNGSTALMLAGMCGILLIIGGFPFKYLFTIAGVGLILGGGFVWMALSRPDLVTNSRVHTWMSRIEKFNDDSGLESYQVLHAKAAIARGLNEMAGPGKSVFKQTLPQSSSDFIFAIIVEEYGAIGAILLIGIFLLILIRICIIASKIHTVFGTLLVFAVGLPIIIQAMVNMAVAVNLIPVTGQPLPMISYGGTSIWMTCISFGIILSVSTQIKSQEELEQDRKVLSEEYIEDIA, via the coding sequence ATGTCTAACATCGTACAAAAATATTTTAAAGGCGATAAACCGCTTTGGGCTTTCATTTTATTGTTAGCACTATTTTCGTTCTTACCAGTTTATTCAGCAAGTTCTAACTTGGTGTATACGGTAGGATCGGGTACTATTTTTGGGCATTTAGGTAAACACGCTGTGATTTTATTAATTGGTTTATTTATCATTTATGGATTACAACGTATTGATTATCGTTGGTTTGGTTTGTTTGCTTTAACAGCTGTTGTTATACTTTCTGGAGTTTTGGCAATAACACTTGTACAAGGACAGACCATTGGAGGTGCAAATGCTGCACGTTGGTTAACGATTCCGGGAACTGGAATTGGTATTCAGCCTTCGATGATTGCTTCGCAAGCGTTGTTGATTTATATAGCTCGTTATTTAACAAAAAATAGAGACAAAGAATATACGTGGAAAAATACAGCAGTTCCATTATTCTTACCAATTATTGTAATTGTAGGATTAATCTTTCCTTCTAATGGTTCAACAGCGTTGATGTTAGCTGGAATGTGCGGAATATTGTTGATTATTGGTGGATTTCCATTCAAATATTTATTTACAATTGCCGGGGTAGGTTTAATACTTGGTGGCGGATTTGTGTGGATGGCTTTATCTCGACCAGATTTAGTAACAAATTCTCGTGTGCACACATGGATGTCACGTATCGAGAAATTTAATGATGATTCTGGATTAGAAAGTTATCAAGTTTTACACGCAAAAGCTGCAATTGCAAGAGGATTGAATGAAATGGCTGGACCAGGAAAAAGTGTTTTCAAACAAACTTTACCTCAATCATCATCCGATTTTATCTTCGCGATTATTGTAGAAGAGTATGGTGCAATTGGTGCAATTCTATTAATTGGAATTTTCCTTCTGATTTTAATACGGATTTGTATCATCGCATCGAAAATTCATACTGTTTTTGGTACGCTACTTGTATTTGCAGTGGGCTTACCAATTATTATACAAGCAATGGTAAACATGGCTGTAGCGGTTAATTTAATTCCAGTAACAGGGCAACCATTGCCAATGATTAGTTACGGAGGAACATCCATTTGGATGACATGTATTTCGTTCGGAATAATTTTGAGTGTAAGTACTCAGATTAAATCGCAAGAAGAATTAGAACAAGATAGAAAAGTATTAAGTGAAGAATACATCGAAGACATCGCCTAA
- the murD gene encoding UDP-N-acetylmuramoyl-L-alanine--D-glutamate ligase, producing the protein MKRLVVLGGGESGVGTAILAKKENFDVFLSDMGQIKDKYKQLLEERGIAYEEGQHTEELILNADEVMKSPGIPKKAALIQKLEEKGISIISEIEFASRYTDAKIIAITGSNGKTTTTSLMFHILKQAGLNVGLGGNIGKSFAKSVAEDNFDYYVLEVSSFQLDDIKTDFKPYVAILLNITPDHLDQYNYQFDLYAKAKFRITENQDENDYFIYNLDDPKTMEMIDQIDIRAHRKPFTMMDATNEAYANNELFRVNDSNGDFTMLVNDLGLIGKHNVSNSLAAAVAAKIIDINNEELKKSLSDFKSVEHRLEPVLTIGGIDFINDSKATNVNATYFALESMTKPVVWIVGGTDKGNDYNEVLPFVKKKVKAIVCLGVDNAKIVDFFSPYIDTIVETNTMKDCVEQSYKLATKGETVLLSPACASFDLFSGYEDRGDQFKENVRKL; encoded by the coding sequence ATGAAAAGATTAGTCGTTTTAGGAGGAGGAGAAAGTGGCGTAGGAACAGCTATTCTTGCGAAGAAAGAAAACTTTGATGTTTTTCTTTCGGACATGGGACAAATAAAAGACAAGTATAAACAACTTTTGGAGGAGCGCGGAATTGCTTATGAAGAAGGTCAGCACACAGAAGAATTAATTCTGAATGCCGATGAAGTAATGAAAAGTCCAGGTATTCCAAAAAAAGCAGCGCTAATTCAGAAATTAGAAGAAAAAGGAATTTCAATTATTTCTGAAATTGAATTTGCGTCTCGTTATACAGATGCAAAAATTATTGCGATTACAGGATCTAATGGAAAAACAACAACAACAAGTTTGATGTTCCATATCCTAAAGCAAGCTGGATTAAATGTAGGATTAGGTGGTAACATCGGAAAAAGTTTTGCAAAATCTGTAGCAGAAGACAATTTCGATTATTATGTATTAGAAGTAAGTAGTTTTCAGTTAGATGATATCAAAACAGATTTCAAACCGTATGTTGCAATTTTGCTGAACATTACACCAGATCATTTAGACCAATACAATTATCAGTTTGATTTGTATGCAAAGGCTAAATTCAGAATTACTGAAAACCAAGATGAAAACGATTATTTTATCTACAATTTGGATGATCCAAAAACAATGGAGATGATTGATCAGATTGATATTCGAGCTCATCGTAAACCGTTCACAATGATGGATGCAACAAATGAAGCATACGCAAACAATGAATTGTTCCGTGTGAACGATTCGAATGGTGATTTTACAATGTTAGTGAATGATTTAGGATTAATTGGAAAACACAATGTTTCTAACTCATTGGCTGCGGCTGTAGCCGCAAAAATTATTGATATTAATAATGAGGAGCTTAAAAAGAGTTTATCAGATTTCAAATCTGTTGAACATCGTTTAGAGCCTGTTTTGACAATTGGAGGAATTGATTTTATCAACGATTCTAAAGCAACAAATGTGAATGCAACATATTTTGCTTTGGAAAGTATGACGAAACCAGTTGTTTGGATTGTTGGAGGAACTGATAAAGGAAACGATTACAACGAAGTTTTACCTTTCGTGAAAAAGAAAGTGAAAGCAATTGTTTGTTTGGGTGTTGATAACGCAAAAATTGTTGATTTTTTCAGTCCATATATCGATACAATTGTTGAGACAAATACAATGAAAGATTGTGTAGAACAATCATATAAATTAGCAACAAAAGGAGAAACGGTTCTTCTATCACCAGCTTGTGCAAGTTTCGATTTGTTCAGCGGTTATGAAGATCGTGGAGATCAATTTAAAGAAAACGTACGCAAACTATAA
- the mraY gene encoding phospho-N-acetylmuramoyl-pentapeptide-transferase: MLYYLFDYLEGIHFPGARMFQYTSFRAGMAILLAMFISLFYGKRIISYLRKEQMGEIVRDLGLKGQIEKAGTPTMGGLIIILATLIPTLLFARLDNIYIIILLVSTIWLGVIGFLDDYIKVFRKNKEGLQGKFKILGQVGLGVVVGLMLYFSPTVTVKHQENRVKTPVGTEQTEYSRQIKFGPEEKTLETTMPFVKGNEFNYSDILFWMDAQDRPTWAVAAIFIFAVIFIITAVSNGANLTDGIDGLAAGSSAVIMAAISMFVFVSGNLMFADYLNIMFIPRSEEVLIFCGAFLGGLIGFIWYNTYPAQVFMGDTGSLTIGGIIAVLAIIVRKELLLPILCGIFFAESLSVMLQVSYFKYTKKKFGEGRRIFLMSPLHHHFQKLGYHESKIVVRAIIIGIILAVISIITLKIR; the protein is encoded by the coding sequence ATGTTATACTATTTATTTGATTATTTAGAAGGTATCCATTTTCCAGGAGCGCGTATGTTTCAATACACGTCTTTCCGCGCGGGAATGGCAATTTTATTGGCAATGTTCATCAGTTTGTTTTACGGAAAACGAATCATCAGTTATTTACGTAAAGAACAAATGGGAGAAATTGTTCGTGATTTAGGTTTAAAAGGACAAATCGAAAAAGCAGGAACGCCAACAATGGGTGGTTTAATCATCATTTTGGCAACGTTAATTCCTACTTTACTTTTTGCGAGATTAGATAATATTTACATTATCATTTTGTTGGTTTCAACAATTTGGTTGGGTGTGATTGGTTTTTTAGACGATTACATCAAAGTTTTTAGAAAAAACAAAGAAGGTTTACAAGGTAAATTTAAAATTTTAGGACAAGTTGGTCTTGGAGTTGTAGTTGGATTAATGCTTTATTTCAGTCCAACAGTTACCGTAAAACATCAAGAAAATAGAGTAAAAACGCCTGTAGGAACAGAACAAACAGAATACAGCCGACAAATAAAATTTGGTCCAGAAGAAAAAACGTTGGAAACAACAATGCCTTTCGTGAAAGGAAATGAATTTAACTATTCTGATATTTTATTTTGGATGGATGCGCAAGATCGACCAACATGGGCGGTTGCAGCGATTTTTATTTTTGCAGTAATTTTTATCATTACAGCAGTTTCGAATGGAGCAAATTTAACAGATGGAATCGACGGTTTAGCAGCAGGTAGTTCGGCTGTGATTATGGCAGCAATCTCGATGTTTGTTTTCGTTTCCGGAAATTTAATGTTCGCCGATTATTTGAACATTATGTTTATTCCGCGTTCAGAAGAAGTCTTGATTTTCTGTGGAGCTTTCCTTGGAGGTTTGATAGGATTTATTTGGTATAATACCTATCCAGCTCAAGTGTTCATGGGTGATACAGGAAGTTTAACAATCGGAGGAATTATTGCTGTTTTGGCAATTATCGTTCGTAAAGAATTATTACTACCAATTTTATGCGGAATATTTTTCGCAGAAAGTTTATCAGTAATGTTACAAGTGTCTTATTTCAAGTACACGAAAAAGAAATTTGGTGAAGGTCGTAGAATCTTTTTGATGTCTCCTCTACATCACCATTTTCAGAAGTTAGGTTATCACGAAAGTAAAATCGTGGTGCGTGCAATTATCATCGGAATCATTTTAGCGGTAATTAGTATTATTACCTTAAAGATTAGATAA
- a CDS encoding UDP-N-acetylmuramoyl-L-alanyl-D-glutamate--2,6-diaminopimelate ligase, with protein sequence MRNLVDLLYKVSISETIGSTKVEVNNIQFDSRKVSKNDVFVAVNGVTVDGHQYIEKAIGLGTKAIVCEVLPENLVEGVTYVKVENSTIALGILASNFYENPTKDLKLVGVTGTNGKTTTTTLLYELFTKLGYACALISTIKIVIDGEVIPSTHTTPDILTLNKMFREAVDRGCEFAFMEVSSHGIHQNRIAGLHFEVAGFTNITHDHLDYHKTFANYLEAKKKFFDDLPKTSTAISNADDKNGKVMLQNTVATKKLYALKTDAEFKGKIIEHQFDGMQLEFNGKEFWTSLIGQFNAYNLLLVFGVASILGQDELEVLKALSTLGNVDGRFQTFKTESGIIVIVDYAHTPDALENVLDTIEGIRTKNEKLITVVGCGGDRDKTKRPEMADIASEKSNLAIFTSDNPRTEDAEEILREMEVGVKAQFYNRTLKITDRKEAIKTALKMAEPKDIILIAGKGHETYQEINGVRTHFSDVEVASELSKILNK encoded by the coding sequence ATGAGAAATTTAGTTGATTTATTATATAAAGTTTCCATCTCAGAAACGATTGGTTCAACAAAAGTTGAAGTCAATAATATTCAATTTGATTCAAGAAAAGTATCAAAAAATGATGTTTTTGTCGCTGTAAATGGAGTTACAGTTGACGGTCATCAGTATATAGAAAAAGCGATTGGTTTAGGTACTAAAGCAATTGTTTGCGAAGTTTTGCCAGAAAATTTAGTTGAAGGAGTAACGTATGTGAAAGTTGAAAATTCAACGATTGCATTAGGAATTTTAGCTTCTAATTTTTATGAAAATCCAACAAAAGATTTAAAACTTGTTGGAGTTACAGGTACGAATGGAAAAACAACAACGACAACTTTGTTGTACGAATTGTTTACAAAATTAGGTTATGCTTGTGCATTAATTTCGACGATTAAAATTGTAATTGATGGTGAAGTGATTCCGTCTACGCATACAACGCCAGATATTTTGACATTGAACAAAATGTTTCGCGAAGCGGTAGATAGAGGATGCGAATTTGCTTTTATGGAAGTTTCTTCGCACGGAATTCATCAAAATAGAATTGCTGGTTTGCATTTCGAAGTAGCTGGATTTACGAATATCACACACGATCATTTAGATTATCACAAAACGTTTGCAAATTATCTTGAAGCAAAAAAGAAATTCTTCGACGATTTGCCAAAAACGTCTACGGCAATTTCGAATGCAGATGATAAAAACGGAAAAGTAATGCTTCAGAATACAGTTGCTACGAAAAAATTGTATGCGCTAAAAACTGATGCAGAATTTAAAGGAAAAATTATTGAACACCAATTTGATGGAATGCAATTAGAATTCAATGGAAAAGAATTCTGGACATCATTAATTGGTCAATTCAATGCATATAATTTATTATTAGTTTTTGGTGTAGCGTCAATTTTAGGACAAGATGAGTTAGAAGTTCTAAAAGCATTGAGCACACTAGGAAATGTTGATGGTCGTTTTCAAACATTCAAAACGGAGTCAGGAATTATCGTAATCGTGGATTATGCACATACACCTGATGCGTTAGAAAATGTTTTGGATACAATAGAAGGAATTCGTACCAAAAACGAAAAACTAATAACAGTTGTAGGTTGTGGTGGAGATCGAGATAAAACAAAACGTCCTGAAATGGCCGATATCGCGAGCGAAAAATCTAATCTTGCCATTTTTACATCAGATAATCCAAGAACCGAAGATGCAGAAGAAATTCTTCGTGAGATGGAAGTTGGTGTAAAAGCGCAATTTTATAATCGCACCTTGAAGATTACTGATCGAAAAGAAGCTATAAAAACAGCACTTAAAATGGCCGAACCAAAAGATATTATTTTGATTGCGGGAAAAGGTCACGAGACGTATCAAGAAATTAACGGAGTAAGAACACATTTTTCTGATGTAGAAGTTGCATCAGAATTGAGTAAAATATTGAACAAATAA
- a CDS encoding penicillin-binding protein: MTKSAKNKNNIVIKGWVFAGALAIWAIFIIVFMFRINIVEGVELERFAEKNNFRLDTVTAERGNLYASNGALMATTVTKHNVYVDLTVIKDELFKTEMHNLADSLGKMFTKSPSYFYDKFSTERKKKNRYMMLVKDLDYEQYQRIKKFPIFNKGQNKGGFIHETESKRELIVQDIGVRTIGYDDQRGKVGLEGAYSDLLSGIEGRRWEQFMGRGKWKPMKSWEQEPQAGSSVYTTIDADLQMVAYDALYKQLSEFEAQHGSVVVMEVQTGKVRAIVNLSRKKDGTYIDDYNYAVGEAAEPGSTFKTVSLLAAMDDGFINKNSTVETGGGSYKFYGRTITDTHGYGTLTVDGVMKKSSNIGTAKIINKYYGENPKAFFKKMDKWHMTSPLGVDILGEGSPIMHRPDSKSWSNITLPVMGYGYGLQLTPIQIVTFYNAVANNGKMLKPLFMDKITRKGEPDKVFEPVVLVDQLTSLENVKQMQEMLRGAVEQGTGRIISNSNYDIAGKTGTARVDYWKRDGKGMQYRASFAGYFPAEKPKYSCIVVVHKPNTAKGFYGGSVTAPVFKKIADWVYSKTPIPLPRDLVKKNAVKEFKKGDDINVSNSKNIVPNVTGHTGSKAIPVLENLGLDVQYSGFGKVTNQSIPAGTRFKKGETIYLMLEG; the protein is encoded by the coding sequence ATGACGAAGTCAGCGAAAAATAAAAACAATATTGTCATCAAAGGATGGGTATTTGCCGGCGCGCTTGCGATTTGGGCCATCTTTATTATTGTTTTTATGTTTCGAATTAATATTGTAGAAGGGGTTGAATTAGAGCGTTTTGCTGAAAAGAATAATTTTAGATTAGATACTGTTACGGCGGAGCGTGGTAATTTATATGCTTCTAATGGCGCATTAATGGCTACAACTGTTACAAAACACAATGTTTATGTGGATTTGACGGTGATCAAAGATGAATTATTCAAAACAGAAATGCACAATCTTGCCGATTCTTTAGGTAAGATGTTTACAAAATCTCCCTCTTATTTTTACGACAAATTTTCTACAGAACGTAAAAAGAAAAATCGTTACATGATGTTGGTGAAAGATTTGGATTATGAGCAATATCAACGCATCAAAAAATTTCCAATTTTCAACAAAGGTCAAAACAAAGGTGGATTTATTCATGAAACTGAATCAAAACGAGAATTAATTGTTCAAGATATTGGTGTTCGTACAATTGGTTACGATGATCAACGCGGAAAAGTAGGATTAGAAGGAGCTTATTCTGACTTATTAAGCGGTATTGAAGGTCGTCGTTGGGAGCAATTTATGGGACGTGGTAAATGGAAACCAATGAAAAGTTGGGAGCAAGAGCCTCAAGCAGGTTCATCTGTTTACACAACAATAGATGCCGATTTGCAAATGGTTGCTTACGATGCTTTGTACAAACAACTTTCTGAATTTGAAGCGCAACACGGAAGTGTGGTTGTGATGGAAGTTCAGACAGGGAAAGTTCGTGCAATTGTAAATTTATCTCGCAAAAAAGACGGAACATATATCGACGATTATAACTATGCGGTTGGTGAAGCTGCAGAGCCAGGATCTACTTTCAAAACAGTTTCGTTGCTTGCAGCAATGGATGATGGTTTTATCAATAAAAACTCAACTGTAGAAACAGGAGGTGGAAGTTATAAATTCTATGGTCGTACGATTACAGATACACACGGTTATGGAACATTGACTGTAGATGGCGTGATGAAAAAATCGTCTAACATTGGTACAGCAAAAATTATTAATAAATACTACGGAGAAAATCCAAAAGCTTTCTTCAAAAAAATGGATAAATGGCATATGACTTCGCCTCTTGGAGTAGATATTCTTGGAGAAGGAAGTCCAATTATGCACCGTCCAGATAGTAAATCTTGGAGTAATATTACGTTACCTGTAATGGGTTATGGATATGGTTTACAGTTAACTCCAATTCAAATTGTGACTTTTTACAACGCAGTGGCAAATAATGGTAAAATGTTGAAACCATTATTTATGGATAAAATCACGCGTAAAGGTGAACCTGATAAAGTTTTTGAACCTGTCGTTTTAGTAGATCAACTAACGTCTTTGGAAAATGTAAAACAGATGCAAGAAATGCTTCGTGGAGCAGTAGAACAAGGAACGGGACGTATTATTAGTAATAGTAATTACGATATTGCTGGTAAAACTGGTACTGCTCGTGTTGATTATTGGAAGCGAGATGGTAAAGGAATGCAATATCGTGCTTCATTCGCAGGGTATTTTCCAGCAGAAAAACCAAAGTATTCTTGTATCGTAGTTGTGCACAAACCAAATACAGCCAAAGGGTTTTATGGAGGTAGTGTAACTGCTCCGGTTTTTAAGAAAATTGCCGATTGGGTATATTCAAAAACTCCCATACCTTTGCCACGTGATTTAGTAAAAAAGAACGCGGTGAAAGAGTTTAAAAAAGGAGATGATATTAATGTTAGTAATTCTAAAAATATAGTGCCAAATGTGACTGGTCATACAGGATCTAAAGCAATTCCGGTATTAGAAAATTTAGGATTAGATGTGCAATATTCAGGGTTTGGAAAAGTAACAAATCAATCCATTCCTGCGGGAACAAGATTTAAGAAGGGTGAGACAATTTATTTAATGTTGGAAGGATGA
- a CDS encoding FtsL-like putative cell division protein, protein MAKKKKILPEKKTFTGLLRGEFLIKTGSEQNWKFMLYLVGLAFLSISSSHLVDRKVVRIAELQDKVEDLKSQYTDKHRDLMRMQLETEILERTAVYGLKIPDKQPYYIVDKVYDEVSEK, encoded by the coding sequence ATGGCAAAAAAGAAAAAAATATTACCAGAGAAAAAAACTTTTACAGGTTTGTTGAGAGGTGAGTTTTTAATTAAAACTGGCTCAGAACAAAACTGGAAGTTTATGTTGTATCTGGTAGGTTTGGCTTTTTTGAGTATTTCGAGTTCGCATTTAGTTGATCGAAAAGTGGTTCGAATCGCTGAATTGCAAGATAAAGTAGAAGATTTAAAATCTCAATATACAGATAAGCATCGCGATTTGATGCGTATGCAATTAGAAACGGAAATTTTGGAGCGTACGGCAGTGTATGGTTTGAAAATTCCAGATAAACAACCTTATTATATAGTAGACAAAGTTTATGACGAAGTCAGCGAAAAATAA
- the rsmH gene encoding 16S rRNA (cytosine(1402)-N(4))-methyltransferase RsmH, whose amino-acid sequence MSEYHNPVLLKDSVDALIINESGIYVDCTFGGGGHSREILSRLDQNGKLFSFDQDVDAVRNKIDDDRFELVEQNFRFLKNNLRFRGIKQVDGVLGDLGVSSHQFDTPERGFSTRFDGELDMRMNQNAKLSAKTIINEYEEEDLARVFYDFGELQGSYRLAREVVKARADKQINTIDELKQIFSFIPKMKENKFFAQMFQALRIEANDEMAALKEMLTQCGEVIKPGGRLVIISYHSLEDRLTKRYMKNGIFEGEPERDVFGNWSAPFKPLQSKVIVPTQEEINENPRARSAKMRIAVRNED is encoded by the coding sequence ATGAGTGAATATCATAATCCAGTATTATTAAAAGATAGTGTTGATGCGTTAATTATTAACGAATCAGGTATATATGTAGATTGTACGTTCGGGGGTGGAGGACACTCACGTGAAATATTAAGTCGTTTGGATCAAAATGGAAAATTATTTTCATTTGATCAAGATGTGGATGCTGTTCGTAATAAAATTGATGATGATCGATTTGAGTTAGTTGAGCAAAATTTTAGATTCTTGAAAAATAATTTAAGATTTCGTGGAATAAAACAAGTTGATGGTGTTTTGGGTGATTTGGGAGTTTCTTCTCATCAGTTTGATACACCAGAACGTGGTTTTTCAACTCGCTTTGATGGAGAATTGGATATGCGAATGAACCAGAATGCAAAATTATCTGCCAAAACAATTATTAACGAATACGAAGAAGAAGATCTTGCTCGTGTTTTTTATGATTTTGGAGAGTTGCAAGGTTCGTATCGCTTGGCGAGAGAAGTTGTAAAAGCAAGAGCTGATAAACAAATCAATACAATTGATGAGTTGAAGCAAATTTTTTCATTCATTCCAAAAATGAAAGAAAATAAATTTTTCGCTCAAATGTTTCAAGCGTTACGCATCGAGGCAAATGATGAAATGGCAGCATTGAAAGAGATGTTGACGCAATGTGGAGAAGTGATAAAGCCAGGTGGTCGCTTGGTTATTATTTCGTATCATTCGTTAGAAGATCGCTTGACAAAACGCTACATGAAAAACGGAATTTTTGAAGGAGAACCAGAACGTGACGTTTTTGGAAATTGGTCGGCGCCTTTCAAACCTTTACAATCAAAGGTGATTGTGCCAACGCAAGAAGAAATTAATGAAAATCCAAGAGCTCGTAGTGCGAAAATGCGTATTGCGGTTCGTAATGAGGATTAA
- the mraZ gene encoding division/cell wall cluster transcriptional repressor MraZ: MNSLIGTYECKVDTKGRLPIPAGLKKQLAECLEDGFVLKRSVFQNCLELHPMKEWEKVMNDLNKLNRFVKKNNDFIRIFTAGLKIVEVDANGRLQISKDLVKFAEINKEVVLNSSVNMIEIWDKDKYEESINVDDLDFASLAEDVMGNLGEDE, from the coding sequence ATGAATTCATTAATTGGAACATATGAGTGTAAGGTAGATACAAAGGGTAGGCTCCCAATACCAGCGGGTTTGAAGAAACAACTTGCTGAATGTTTGGAAGATGGCTTTGTGTTGAAAAGATCTGTGTTTCAAAATTGTTTAGAACTGCATCCAATGAAAGAATGGGAAAAAGTGATGAATGATTTGAATAAATTGAATCGATTTGTGAAGAAAAACAATGATTTTATTAGAATTTTTACGGCTGGATTAAAAATTGTCGAAGTTGATGCAAATGGAAGGCTACAGATTTCAAAAGATTTAGTGAAATTTGCAGAAATTAATAAAGAAGTCGTTCTAAATTCTTCTGTAAACATGATCGAGATTTGGGATAAAGACAAATATGAAGAGTCGATTAATGTAGATGATTTAGATTTTGCTTCTTTGGCGGAAGATGTAATGGGAAATTTAGGAGAAGATGAGTGA